Proteins encoded by one window of Portunus trituberculatus isolate SZX2019 chromosome 27, ASM1759143v1, whole genome shotgun sequence:
- the LOC123509385 gene encoding sodium- and chloride-dependent glycine transporter 2-like isoform X4, which produces MLKAWRSLLLQREGPGQDSCTMRGDELPLVSSPPPRLSSSASSSLSSTHLSALEDSSTSTSVSRKDPPRTVSLTALSFVPPTTPGPGEVTPGSHGDTVASGTPPASTTRVSIPSEPPTPRRSESGTPRPASATMVQVPSSPTRQVPVRPVSAAAITANHHSVSAPQSAVSSPRKASAGQQRTTVSTDKIPVSLVRVPSSSPQRTRLSTQEPVSYQSAPASPAKISVTSGKGNHLPQEAPGDGGDKGVVVVVNGGVTANGQSRSPGHHRISTTIPVGECSSSTSSSCGDPVAGTPQQAAQVKASPAKKAAPRSPGVTGEGKRATHEKNKSVTIVVNDQQVAYTSSNGVANGGVHPDGTGQGDPARPSSAASMQPGSKADPDMQVRPLVGWWGGESGSAGSVLEDTASSDDCHRSTLTLVHSPARTYLSGEAGDAVVGEDSGEAWSGGVTSLCGVALLLGAAVWLRLPGLLYEFGAGSFLAAWCGAVVVVAAPLALLEASLAQFSSSAAIALWRLIPIARGVGWSTIVVCVYWAAVVLGLVAPLLHYLLLALNPALLVGTVHECCSASPNNTSTGDWVLHYHRLCVYQLPDEWQSGLHLTFSWPLPACMAAAALIATIMGVCGGRTLAGLMAGASTLALTGLTLQATLAVVETLRRDEVALWEMARPFLTPHPHTLLQPRVWCAAVAQVLLSLGLGVGLLMSFSSRASFRFSLRRHLFGLVVLVAVVTAVVSMVSVLQLTILARDRGVTLDRALDHHREKVNETGVVGVELGSTGQGVAGVGMGVSAAVVTTTHLISLVNFSFPWLKQLVATLIYIGLWCSGVTTVAACVHTLITSLRDAWDCLPRLVAALLVAPILVGSAVLTTTAGGAAVIDLMDRDVLFLMVLCPPFTLTLAVTAIYGIHKLRKDFTFMLESAVSWLWAPVWGVVLPLTLVGVVVWLNVMEGKAMVVADGPVWRIAAVWGLRLLAVLPIPITAIYVVKSQLAYGVVDKVASSLQSSREWGDWGPQDPIEHHNWRRWREDETRPITTLKRRLASRPLTYTHSTLSSESSSTLTRLRNKYQRNGAASVL; this is translated from the exons CAGCGTGAGGGACCTGGCCAGGACAGCTGCACCATGAGGGGGGATGAGCTGCCCCTTGTGTCCTCTCccccgcctcgcctctcctcctccgcctcttcctcgcTCTCCTCCACGCACCTCTCCGCCCTCGAggactcctccacctccacctcggtCTCCAGGAAGGACCCGCCGAGGACTGTCTCCCTCACGGCGCTGTCCTTCGTCCCCCCTACCACCCCGGGTCCTGGCGAGGTGACTCCTGGCAGCCATGGCGATACAGTGGCCTCAGGGACTCCCCCGGCGTCCACCACCAGAGTCAGCATCCCTAGTGAACCCCCGACGCCTCGTAGAAGTGAGTCGGGAACCCCCAGGCCCGCTTCCGCCACCATGGTTCAGGTTCCGTCAAGTCCCACCAGACAGGTCCCCGTCAGGCCGGTCTCCGCGGCAGCCATCACCGCCAACCACCACTCAGTGTCCGCCCCGCAGTCAGCCGTGTCTAGTCCTCGGAAGGCGTCAGCGGGACAGCAAAGAACCACTGTCAGCACGGACAAGATTCCCGTCAGCCTTGTCAGAGTGCCCTCCTCCAGCCCTCAGAGAACACGACTCAGCACGCAGGAGCCAGTCAGCTACCAGTCAGCGCCAGCCAGCCCCGCCAAGATCTCCGTGACCTCAGGCAAGGGCAACCACCTCCCCCAGGAAGCACCAG GTGACGGCGGCGACaaaggcgtggtggtggtggtcaacgGCGGCGTCACTGCCAATGGTCAGAGCAGGTCGCCAGGCCACCACAGGATCAGCACCACAATACCTGTGGGcgagtgcagcagcagcaccagcagcagttgTGGCGACCCTGTGGCGGGAACGCCCCAGCAGGCGGCCCAAGTCAAGGCCAGCCCTGCCAAGAAGGCCGCGCCCCGTAGCCCTGGCGTGACGGGTGAGGGCAAGCGGGCCACCCACGAGAAGAACAAATCCGTCACCATCGTGGTGAACGACCAGCAG GTCGCTTACACCTCGAGCAACGGCGTGGCTAACGGCGGCGTGCATCCCGACGGGACGGGGCAGGGAGACCCGGCGCGGCCCTCCTCGGCGGCGTCCATGCAGCCCGGCAGCAAGGCGGATCCGGACATGCAG GTGCGGCCGCTAGTAGGGTGGTGGGGCGGCGAGAGCGGCAGCGCTGGCTCCGTTCTGGAAGACACCGCCTCCTCTGACGACTGCCACCGCTCCACCCTCACGCTGGTCCACTCCCCGGCCCGCACC TACCTGAGCGGCGAGGCTGGTGACGCTGTGGTGGGCGAGGACAGCGGCGAGGCGTGGAGTGGCGGGGTGACGAGCCTCTGCGGGGTGGCTCTCCTGCTGGGCGCCGCCGTCTGGTTACGCCTCCCCGGCCTTCTCTATGAGTTTGGCgcag GAAGCTTTCTGGCGGCGTGGTgtggggcggtggtggtggtggcggcgcctTTAGCTCTCCTGGAGGCAAGCCTGGCGCAGTTCAGCAGCTCGGCAGCCATCGCACTGTGGCGCCTCATCCCCATCGCTAGAG GAGTGGGCTGGTCTActatagtggtgtgtgtgtactgggCGGCGGTGGTGCTGGGTCTTGTAGCGCCCCtactccactacctcctccttgccCTCAACCCAGCACTCCTAGTG GGCACAGTTCATGAGTGCTGCAGTGCCTCACCAAACAACACCAGCACTGGGGACTGGGTGCTGCACTACCACAG GTTATGTGTGTACCAGCTCCCAGATGAGTGGCAATCTGGCCTACATTTGACCTTCTCATGGCCCCTCCCAGCCTGCATGGCAGCGGCTGCCCTCATTGCCACTATCAT gggtgtgtgtgggggacgaACACTTGCTGGGCTCATGGCTGGTGCCTCAACTCTCGCCCTCACAG GATTGACTCTCCAGGCCAcactggcggtggtggagaCGCTGCGTCGAGATGAGGTCGCTCTGTGGGAGATGGCACGGCccttcctcacccctcacccacaCACGCTCCTCCAGCCCAGG GTGTGGTGTGCAGCAGTGGCTCAAGTGCTGCTATCCCTGGGCCTTGGTGTGGGGCTTCTCATGAGCTTCTCCTCCCGGGCCTCCTTCAGATTCTCCCTCAGAAG GCACTTGTTTGGCCTGGTGGTGCTAGTGGCAGTGGTGACGGCAGTGGTGTCCATGGTGAGTGTGTTGCAGCTCACCATACTGGCCAGGGACCGTGGGGTGACGCTGGACCGTGCTCTCGACCACCACAG GGAGAAGGTGAATGAGACAGGAGTTGTGGGTGTGGAGCTTGGCAGCACTGGCCAGGGTGTGGCGGGTGTTGGTATGGGTGTAAGTGCTGCTgtcgtcaccaccacacacctcatCAGCCTGGTGAACTTCTCCTTCCCCTGGCTCAAGCAGCTGGTTGCCACCCTTATTTATATTG GTCTGTGGTGCAGTGGAGTGACTACTGTGGCGGCCTGTGTGCACACCCTCATCACCTCACTGCGGGATGCCTGGGACTGCTTGCCTCGCCTAGTGGCAGCCCTGCTGGTGGCTCCCATACTGGTGGGATCAGCTGTTCTCACCACTACAGCA ggtggtgcagcagtgatTGATCTGATGGATAGAGACGTGCTGTTCCTGATGGTTCTTTGTCCACCCTTCACACTCACCTTGGCTGTCACTGCAATATATG GGATCCACAAGTTGAGGAAAGACTTCACCTTCATGCTGGAGTCTGCCGTGAGCTGGCTGTGGGCACCTGTTTGGGGCGTTGTACTTCCCTTGAcccttgtg ggtgtggtggtgtggctgaaTGTGATGGAAGGTAAGGCCATGGTGGTGGCAGATGGTCCAGTGTGGAGGATAGCAGCAGTGTGGGGTCTCAGACTACTGGCAGTGCTGCCCATCCCCATCACTGCCATCTATGTGGTCAAGTCTCAGCTGGCATATGGTGTTGTGGAT AAAGTAGCGTCATCACTGCAGTCATCCCGAGAGTGGGGAGACTGGGGCCCCCAAGACCCCATTGAACACCACAACTGGCGACggtggagggaagatgagacTCGGCCCATCACCACCCTGAAGCGTCGCCTGGCCAGCCGCCCGCTCACCTACACCCACTCCACCCTGAGCAGTGAGtcttcctccaccctcaccaGGCTCAGGAACAAATACCAGAGGAATGGTGCTGCTAGTGTTCTCTGA
- the LOC123509385 gene encoding sodium- and chloride-dependent glycine transporter 2-like isoform X5 — MLKAWRSLLLREGPGQDSCTMRGDELPLVSSPPPRLSSSASSSLSSTHLSALEDSSTSTSVSRKDPPRTVSLTALSFVPPTTPGPGEVTPGSHGDTVASGTPPASTTRVSIPSEPPTPRRSESGTPRPASATMVQVPSSPTRQVPVRPVSAAAITANHHSVSAPQSAVSSPRKASAGQQRTTVSTDKIPVSLVRVPSSSPQRTRLSTQEPVSYQSAPASPAKISVTSGKGNHLPQEAPGDGGDKGVVVVVNGGVTANGQSRSPGHHRISTTIPVGECSSSTSSSCGDPVAGTPQQAAQVKASPAKKAAPRSPGVTGEGKRATHEKNKSVTIVVNDQQVAYTSSNGVANGGVHPDGTGQGDPARPSSAASMQPGSKADPDMQVRPLVGWWGGESGSAGSVLEDTASSDDCHRSTLTLVHSPARTYLSGEAGDAVVGEDSGEAWSGGVTSLCGVALLLGAAVWLRLPGLLYEFGAGSFLAAWCGAVVVVAAPLALLEASLAQFSSSAAIALWRLIPIARGVGWSTIVVCVYWAAVVLGLVAPLLHYLLLALNPALLVGTVHECCSASPNNTSTGDWVLHYHRLCVYQLPDEWQSGLHLTFSWPLPACMAAAALIATIMGVCGGRTLAGLMAGASTLALTGLTLQATLAVVETLRRDEVALWEMARPFLTPHPHTLLQPRVWCAAVAQVLLSLGLGVGLLMSFSSRASFRFSLRRHLFGLVVLVAVVTAVVSMVSVLQLTILARDRGVTLDRALDHHREKVNETGVVGVELGSTGQGVAGVGMGVSAAVVTTTHLISLVNFSFPWLKQLVATLIYIGLWCSGVTTVAACVHTLITSLRDAWDCLPRLVAALLVAPILVGSAVLTTTAGGAAVIDLMDRDVLFLMVLCPPFTLTLAVTAIYGIHKLRKDFTFMLESAVSWLWAPVWGVVLPLTLVGVVVWLNVMEGKAMVVADGPVWRIAAVWGLRLLAVLPIPITAIYVVKSQLAYGVVDKVASSLQSSREWGDWGPQDPIEHHNWRRWREDETRPITTLKRRLASRPLTYTHSTLSSESSSTLTRLRNKYQRNGAASVL; from the exons CGTGAGGGACCTGGCCAGGACAGCTGCACCATGAGGGGGGATGAGCTGCCCCTTGTGTCCTCTCccccgcctcgcctctcctcctccgcctcttcctcgcTCTCCTCCACGCACCTCTCCGCCCTCGAggactcctccacctccacctcggtCTCCAGGAAGGACCCGCCGAGGACTGTCTCCCTCACGGCGCTGTCCTTCGTCCCCCCTACCACCCCGGGTCCTGGCGAGGTGACTCCTGGCAGCCATGGCGATACAGTGGCCTCAGGGACTCCCCCGGCGTCCACCACCAGAGTCAGCATCCCTAGTGAACCCCCGACGCCTCGTAGAAGTGAGTCGGGAACCCCCAGGCCCGCTTCCGCCACCATGGTTCAGGTTCCGTCAAGTCCCACCAGACAGGTCCCCGTCAGGCCGGTCTCCGCGGCAGCCATCACCGCCAACCACCACTCAGTGTCCGCCCCGCAGTCAGCCGTGTCTAGTCCTCGGAAGGCGTCAGCGGGACAGCAAAGAACCACTGTCAGCACGGACAAGATTCCCGTCAGCCTTGTCAGAGTGCCCTCCTCCAGCCCTCAGAGAACACGACTCAGCACGCAGGAGCCAGTCAGCTACCAGTCAGCGCCAGCCAGCCCCGCCAAGATCTCCGTGACCTCAGGCAAGGGCAACCACCTCCCCCAGGAAGCACCAG GTGACGGCGGCGACaaaggcgtggtggtggtggtcaacgGCGGCGTCACTGCCAATGGTCAGAGCAGGTCGCCAGGCCACCACAGGATCAGCACCACAATACCTGTGGGcgagtgcagcagcagcaccagcagcagttgTGGCGACCCTGTGGCGGGAACGCCCCAGCAGGCGGCCCAAGTCAAGGCCAGCCCTGCCAAGAAGGCCGCGCCCCGTAGCCCTGGCGTGACGGGTGAGGGCAAGCGGGCCACCCACGAGAAGAACAAATCCGTCACCATCGTGGTGAACGACCAGCAG GTCGCTTACACCTCGAGCAACGGCGTGGCTAACGGCGGCGTGCATCCCGACGGGACGGGGCAGGGAGACCCGGCGCGGCCCTCCTCGGCGGCGTCCATGCAGCCCGGCAGCAAGGCGGATCCGGACATGCAG GTGCGGCCGCTAGTAGGGTGGTGGGGCGGCGAGAGCGGCAGCGCTGGCTCCGTTCTGGAAGACACCGCCTCCTCTGACGACTGCCACCGCTCCACCCTCACGCTGGTCCACTCCCCGGCCCGCACC TACCTGAGCGGCGAGGCTGGTGACGCTGTGGTGGGCGAGGACAGCGGCGAGGCGTGGAGTGGCGGGGTGACGAGCCTCTGCGGGGTGGCTCTCCTGCTGGGCGCCGCCGTCTGGTTACGCCTCCCCGGCCTTCTCTATGAGTTTGGCgcag GAAGCTTTCTGGCGGCGTGGTgtggggcggtggtggtggtggcggcgcctTTAGCTCTCCTGGAGGCAAGCCTGGCGCAGTTCAGCAGCTCGGCAGCCATCGCACTGTGGCGCCTCATCCCCATCGCTAGAG GAGTGGGCTGGTCTActatagtggtgtgtgtgtactgggCGGCGGTGGTGCTGGGTCTTGTAGCGCCCCtactccactacctcctccttgccCTCAACCCAGCACTCCTAGTG GGCACAGTTCATGAGTGCTGCAGTGCCTCACCAAACAACACCAGCACTGGGGACTGGGTGCTGCACTACCACAG GTTATGTGTGTACCAGCTCCCAGATGAGTGGCAATCTGGCCTACATTTGACCTTCTCATGGCCCCTCCCAGCCTGCATGGCAGCGGCTGCCCTCATTGCCACTATCAT gggtgtgtgtgggggacgaACACTTGCTGGGCTCATGGCTGGTGCCTCAACTCTCGCCCTCACAG GATTGACTCTCCAGGCCAcactggcggtggtggagaCGCTGCGTCGAGATGAGGTCGCTCTGTGGGAGATGGCACGGCccttcctcacccctcacccacaCACGCTCCTCCAGCCCAGG GTGTGGTGTGCAGCAGTGGCTCAAGTGCTGCTATCCCTGGGCCTTGGTGTGGGGCTTCTCATGAGCTTCTCCTCCCGGGCCTCCTTCAGATTCTCCCTCAGAAG GCACTTGTTTGGCCTGGTGGTGCTAGTGGCAGTGGTGACGGCAGTGGTGTCCATGGTGAGTGTGTTGCAGCTCACCATACTGGCCAGGGACCGTGGGGTGACGCTGGACCGTGCTCTCGACCACCACAG GGAGAAGGTGAATGAGACAGGAGTTGTGGGTGTGGAGCTTGGCAGCACTGGCCAGGGTGTGGCGGGTGTTGGTATGGGTGTAAGTGCTGCTgtcgtcaccaccacacacctcatCAGCCTGGTGAACTTCTCCTTCCCCTGGCTCAAGCAGCTGGTTGCCACCCTTATTTATATTG GTCTGTGGTGCAGTGGAGTGACTACTGTGGCGGCCTGTGTGCACACCCTCATCACCTCACTGCGGGATGCCTGGGACTGCTTGCCTCGCCTAGTGGCAGCCCTGCTGGTGGCTCCCATACTGGTGGGATCAGCTGTTCTCACCACTACAGCA ggtggtgcagcagtgatTGATCTGATGGATAGAGACGTGCTGTTCCTGATGGTTCTTTGTCCACCCTTCACACTCACCTTGGCTGTCACTGCAATATATG GGATCCACAAGTTGAGGAAAGACTTCACCTTCATGCTGGAGTCTGCCGTGAGCTGGCTGTGGGCACCTGTTTGGGGCGTTGTACTTCCCTTGAcccttgtg ggtgtggtggtgtggctgaaTGTGATGGAAGGTAAGGCCATGGTGGTGGCAGATGGTCCAGTGTGGAGGATAGCAGCAGTGTGGGGTCTCAGACTACTGGCAGTGCTGCCCATCCCCATCACTGCCATCTATGTGGTCAAGTCTCAGCTGGCATATGGTGTTGTGGAT AAAGTAGCGTCATCACTGCAGTCATCCCGAGAGTGGGGAGACTGGGGCCCCCAAGACCCCATTGAACACCACAACTGGCGACggtggagggaagatgagacTCGGCCCATCACCACCCTGAAGCGTCGCCTGGCCAGCCGCCCGCTCACCTACACCCACTCCACCCTGAGCAGTGAGtcttcctccaccctcaccaGGCTCAGGAACAAATACCAGAGGAATGGTGCTGCTAGTGTTCTCTGA
- the LOC123509385 gene encoding sodium-dependent serotonin transporter-like isoform X9, with product MLKAWRSLLLREGPGQDSCTMRGDELPLVSSPPPRLSSSASSSLSSTHLSALEDSSTSTSVSRKDPPRTVSLTALSFVPPTTPGPGEVTPGSHGDTVASGTPPASTTRVSIPSEPPTPRRSESGTPRPASATMVQVPSSPTRQVPVRPVSAAAITANHHSVSAPQSAVSSPRKASAGQQRTTVSTDKIPVSLVRVPSSSPQRTRLSTQEPVSYQSAPASPAKISVTSGKGNHLPQEAPGDGGDKGVVVVVNGGVTANGQSRSPGHHRISTTIPVGECSSSTSSSCGDPVAGTPQQAAQVKASPAKKAAPRSPGVTGEGKRATHEKNKSVTIVVNDQQVAYTSSNGVANGGVHPDGTGQGDPARPSSAASMQPGSKADPDMQYLSGEAGDAVVGEDSGEAWSGGVTSLCGVALLLGAAVWLRLPGLLYEFGAGSFLAAWCGAVVVVAAPLALLEASLAQFSSSAAIALWRLIPIARGVGWSTIVVCVYWAAVVLGLVAPLLHYLLLALNPALLVGTVHECCSASPNNTSTGDWVLHYHRLCVYQLPDEWQSGLHLTFSWPLPACMAAAALIATIMGVCGGRTLAGLMAGASTLALTGLTLQATLAVVETLRRDEVALWEMARPFLTPHPHTLLQPRVWCAAVAQVLLSLGLGVGLLMSFSSRASFRFSLRRHLFGLVVLVAVVTAVVSMVSVLQLTILARDRGVTLDRALDHHREKVNETGVVGVELGSTGQGVAGVGMGVSAAVVTTTHLISLVNFSFPWLKQLVATLIYIGLWCSGVTTVAACVHTLITSLRDAWDCLPRLVAALLVAPILVGSAVLTTTAGGAAVIDLMDRDVLFLMVLCPPFTLTLAVTAIYGIHKLRKDFTFMLESAVSWLWAPVWGVVLPLTLVGVVVWLNVMEGKAMVVADGPVWRIAAVWGLRLLAVLPIPITAIYVVKSQLAYGVVDKVASSLQSSREWGDWGPQDPIEHHNWRRWREDETRPITTLKRRLASRPLTYTHSTLSSESSSTLTRLRNKYQRNGAASVL from the exons CGTGAGGGACCTGGCCAGGACAGCTGCACCATGAGGGGGGATGAGCTGCCCCTTGTGTCCTCTCccccgcctcgcctctcctcctccgcctcttcctcgcTCTCCTCCACGCACCTCTCCGCCCTCGAggactcctccacctccacctcggtCTCCAGGAAGGACCCGCCGAGGACTGTCTCCCTCACGGCGCTGTCCTTCGTCCCCCCTACCACCCCGGGTCCTGGCGAGGTGACTCCTGGCAGCCATGGCGATACAGTGGCCTCAGGGACTCCCCCGGCGTCCACCACCAGAGTCAGCATCCCTAGTGAACCCCCGACGCCTCGTAGAAGTGAGTCGGGAACCCCCAGGCCCGCTTCCGCCACCATGGTTCAGGTTCCGTCAAGTCCCACCAGACAGGTCCCCGTCAGGCCGGTCTCCGCGGCAGCCATCACCGCCAACCACCACTCAGTGTCCGCCCCGCAGTCAGCCGTGTCTAGTCCTCGGAAGGCGTCAGCGGGACAGCAAAGAACCACTGTCAGCACGGACAAGATTCCCGTCAGCCTTGTCAGAGTGCCCTCCTCCAGCCCTCAGAGAACACGACTCAGCACGCAGGAGCCAGTCAGCTACCAGTCAGCGCCAGCCAGCCCCGCCAAGATCTCCGTGACCTCAGGCAAGGGCAACCACCTCCCCCAGGAAGCACCAG GTGACGGCGGCGACaaaggcgtggtggtggtggtcaacgGCGGCGTCACTGCCAATGGTCAGAGCAGGTCGCCAGGCCACCACAGGATCAGCACCACAATACCTGTGGGcgagtgcagcagcagcaccagcagcagttgTGGCGACCCTGTGGCGGGAACGCCCCAGCAGGCGGCCCAAGTCAAGGCCAGCCCTGCCAAGAAGGCCGCGCCCCGTAGCCCTGGCGTGACGGGTGAGGGCAAGCGGGCCACCCACGAGAAGAACAAATCCGTCACCATCGTGGTGAACGACCAGCAG GTCGCTTACACCTCGAGCAACGGCGTGGCTAACGGCGGCGTGCATCCCGACGGGACGGGGCAGGGAGACCCGGCGCGGCCCTCCTCGGCGGCGTCCATGCAGCCCGGCAGCAAGGCGGATCCGGACATGCAG TACCTGAGCGGCGAGGCTGGTGACGCTGTGGTGGGCGAGGACAGCGGCGAGGCGTGGAGTGGCGGGGTGACGAGCCTCTGCGGGGTGGCTCTCCTGCTGGGCGCCGCCGTCTGGTTACGCCTCCCCGGCCTTCTCTATGAGTTTGGCgcag GAAGCTTTCTGGCGGCGTGGTgtggggcggtggtggtggtggcggcgcctTTAGCTCTCCTGGAGGCAAGCCTGGCGCAGTTCAGCAGCTCGGCAGCCATCGCACTGTGGCGCCTCATCCCCATCGCTAGAG GAGTGGGCTGGTCTActatagtggtgtgtgtgtactgggCGGCGGTGGTGCTGGGTCTTGTAGCGCCCCtactccactacctcctccttgccCTCAACCCAGCACTCCTAGTG GGCACAGTTCATGAGTGCTGCAGTGCCTCACCAAACAACACCAGCACTGGGGACTGGGTGCTGCACTACCACAG GTTATGTGTGTACCAGCTCCCAGATGAGTGGCAATCTGGCCTACATTTGACCTTCTCATGGCCCCTCCCAGCCTGCATGGCAGCGGCTGCCCTCATTGCCACTATCAT gggtgtgtgtgggggacgaACACTTGCTGGGCTCATGGCTGGTGCCTCAACTCTCGCCCTCACAG GATTGACTCTCCAGGCCAcactggcggtggtggagaCGCTGCGTCGAGATGAGGTCGCTCTGTGGGAGATGGCACGGCccttcctcacccctcacccacaCACGCTCCTCCAGCCCAGG GTGTGGTGTGCAGCAGTGGCTCAAGTGCTGCTATCCCTGGGCCTTGGTGTGGGGCTTCTCATGAGCTTCTCCTCCCGGGCCTCCTTCAGATTCTCCCTCAGAAG GCACTTGTTTGGCCTGGTGGTGCTAGTGGCAGTGGTGACGGCAGTGGTGTCCATGGTGAGTGTGTTGCAGCTCACCATACTGGCCAGGGACCGTGGGGTGACGCTGGACCGTGCTCTCGACCACCACAG GGAGAAGGTGAATGAGACAGGAGTTGTGGGTGTGGAGCTTGGCAGCACTGGCCAGGGTGTGGCGGGTGTTGGTATGGGTGTAAGTGCTGCTgtcgtcaccaccacacacctcatCAGCCTGGTGAACTTCTCCTTCCCCTGGCTCAAGCAGCTGGTTGCCACCCTTATTTATATTG GTCTGTGGTGCAGTGGAGTGACTACTGTGGCGGCCTGTGTGCACACCCTCATCACCTCACTGCGGGATGCCTGGGACTGCTTGCCTCGCCTAGTGGCAGCCCTGCTGGTGGCTCCCATACTGGTGGGATCAGCTGTTCTCACCACTACAGCA ggtggtgcagcagtgatTGATCTGATGGATAGAGACGTGCTGTTCCTGATGGTTCTTTGTCCACCCTTCACACTCACCTTGGCTGTCACTGCAATATATG GGATCCACAAGTTGAGGAAAGACTTCACCTTCATGCTGGAGTCTGCCGTGAGCTGGCTGTGGGCACCTGTTTGGGGCGTTGTACTTCCCTTGAcccttgtg ggtgtggtggtgtggctgaaTGTGATGGAAGGTAAGGCCATGGTGGTGGCAGATGGTCCAGTGTGGAGGATAGCAGCAGTGTGGGGTCTCAGACTACTGGCAGTGCTGCCCATCCCCATCACTGCCATCTATGTGGTCAAGTCTCAGCTGGCATATGGTGTTGTGGAT AAAGTAGCGTCATCACTGCAGTCATCCCGAGAGTGGGGAGACTGGGGCCCCCAAGACCCCATTGAACACCACAACTGGCGACggtggagggaagatgagacTCGGCCCATCACCACCCTGAAGCGTCGCCTGGCCAGCCGCCCGCTCACCTACACCCACTCCACCCTGAGCAGTGAGtcttcctccaccctcaccaGGCTCAGGAACAAATACCAGAGGAATGGTGCTGCTAGTGTTCTCTGA